The proteins below are encoded in one region of Nilaparvata lugens isolate BPH chromosome X, ASM1435652v1, whole genome shotgun sequence:
- the LOC120354517 gene encoding uncharacterized protein LOC120354517, whose amino-acid sequence MATSSGKLLKLPSFLAPEFEEQEDEESNIENMDTTKPSEIQCSPDRYIKSNKLHSAAEHALFIAWKESDEKRKQLEKSNVELQRRIEDLELRFQKIEQNIQQPCSPAVAENYSTNEEELAKETEWIRARNKRTTKKRKLNSTLSPEPKNEPTGNHRQLNKITSLQKNKGEEIKNKKKETPPPPIIVDGIKSLESLHKSLKKVTSDEKFRIKLLSRETFKVNSVDSETYRNITKELINDGFNWHSYENKQVRPIRVMIKKLHHSCSIESIMEDLKAKGLLVVDVVNKLKWKTKEPLDMFMVSFSAEENVKKVFELKHILGCRVEVEALKKVNQIPQCKRCQAFNHTQAYCNKEARCVKCAGKHASKECTKPSEALPKCIHCGEAHPASYRGCSVAIELQKIRNSSRVASKNITSKNVVDSQARNVANSQRQGNTDYSLWKASKKIKTPIQQVPPIRKLNRQWAKNNEEKAQAFADHLVNVFQPNVAAQEDLEIEDLRHRRFRIKEAVKKPAKEEEKTPTERKR is encoded by the exons ATGGCTACGTCAAGtggaaaattgttgaaactaCCCAGTTTTCTTGCCCCGGAGTTTGAAGAGCAAGAAGACGAGGAAAGCAACATCGAGAACATGGACACCACCAAACCATCAGAGATCCAGTGTTCACCGGATCGttatattaaatcaaataaGCTCCATTCAGCCGCCGAGCATGCACTCTTCATCGCCTGGAAGGAGTCGGATGAGAAGAGAAAGCAGCTAGAGAAGAGCAACGTAGAACTTCAGCGGAGAATTGAAGACTTAGAATTGCGatttcaaaaaatagaacagaacatTCAACAACCATGCAGTCCAGCAGTTGCTGAAAACTACTCAACTAATGAGGAGGAGTTGGCAAAAGAGACTGAGTGGATCAGGGCCCGTAACAAACGTACTACAAAGAAGAGGAAACTAAATAGTACTTTGTCTCCTGAACCAAAGAATGAGCCTACTGGTAACCATCGTCAGTTGAACAAAATCACCTCATTGCAGAAGAATAAAGGTGAGGAAataaagaacaagaagaaagaaacGCCACCGCCACCAATCATAGTGGATGGTATAAAGAGCCTGGAGTCTCTtcataaaagtttgaaaaaagtgacttcagatgaaaaatttagaataaagcTCTTGAGTAGAGAGACTTTCAAagtaaattcagtagattcagaaacgtacagaaatattacaaaagaattaATCAACGATGGTTTCAACTGGCACTCGTATGAAAACAAACAGGTGAGACCCATAAGAGTGATGATAAAAAAACTTCATCACTCCTGTAGTATAGAATCCATAATGGAGGACTTAAAGGCTAAGGGATTGCTAGTGGTAGATGTAGTGAATAAGTTGAAGTGGAAAACTAAAGAACCATTAGACATGTTCATGGTTTCGTTCAGCGCAGAAGAGAATGTTAAGAAGGTTTTTGAACTTAAACATATTCTGGGTTGCAGAGTAGAAGTTGAAGCATTGAagaaagttaatcaaatacctCAATGTAAGCGTTGCCAGGCTTTCAACCACACTCAGGCTTATTGCAACAAGGAGGCCAGATGTGTGAAGTGCGCTGGAAAACATGCATCAAAGGAGTGTACGAAACCTAGTGAAGCACTACCGAAATGCATTCATTGTGGTGAAGCTCATCCTGCAAGCTACCGTGGTTGCTCTGTAGCAATTGAGTTACAAAAAATACGTAACTCGAGTAGGGTAGCCAGTAAGAATATAACATCAAAAAATGTTGTCGATTCTCAGGCTCGGAATGTGGCTAATTCTCAAA GACAAGGCAACACTGATTACTCACTATGGAAGGCttctaagaaaataaaaacacccATCCAACAAGTTCCCCCTATTAGGAAACTGAATAGACAATGGgccaagaataatgaagaaaaggcACAGGCATTTGCTGATCATCTTGTGAATGTCTTCCAGCCAAACGTTGCAGCTCAAGAAGATCTAGAAATTGAAG ATCTGCGTCATCGGCGGTTCAGAATCAAGGAGGCGGTGAAGAAGCCagcgaaggaggaggagaagacaCCAACggaaagaaaaagatga